In Cyanobacterium stanieri LEGE 03274, one genomic interval encodes:
- a CDS encoding MgtC/SapB family protein, with product MNSVILTKLIVAMILGAFLGLERELRQKPGGIKTNGLVSLASCAFVLIVEEVNPEEKARVITGIIQGVGFIGGGMILKGGNNAKGLTGAAEIWISAGFGLACAVGLWRLAITVLLLSLILLKTMKMFFRKFINH from the coding sequence ATGAATAGTGTAATATTAACCAAACTAATTGTCGCCATGATTTTGGGGGCATTTTTAGGGCTAGAAAGAGAATTAAGACAAAAACCGGGGGGCATCAAAACTAACGGTTTAGTTTCCCTCGCCTCTTGTGCCTTTGTTTTAATCGTAGAAGAAGTTAACCCCGAAGAAAAAGCAAGGGTAATCACAGGCATAATTCAAGGAGTTGGTTTTATTGGCGGTGGCATGATTCTCAAAGGGGGCAACAATGCCAAAGGATTAACAGGGGCGGCCGAAATTTGGATTTCCGCAGGATTTGGTTTAGCCTGTGCCGTGGGTTTGTGGCGCTTAGCCATCACCGTCTTATTACTATCTTTGATTTTATTGAAAACCATGAAAATGTTTTTTAGAAAATTTATCAACCACTGA
- a CDS encoding CPBP family intramembrane glutamic endopeptidase, with protein sequence MQNKTIFDLLLNKIHSYPIIPRVGVFILTLSFIWLPLAAPVYLTLQNTDENLTTIITMAMLFVAFLILVKLWGKYIYKNNNIFRSYGLVNSRKNVLHLFSGLLISFTITWSLFGLQALFGWVTFSAPKINIIYLVIEGFISAILISFAEELFFRGWLLSELEKDFSPATTTALNGFIFALLHFIKPLDEVIRTIITFPALFVLGFSLVWAKRKHKNLLGICIGFHGGFVWGYYVLNVGEMLTYTDVVPPWITGINQNPIAGLMGLGFLIIFALFNLPKQKQKTTVDN encoded by the coding sequence TTGCAGAATAAGACCATTTTTGACTTGTTATTAAATAAAATTCATAGTTATCCCATAATACCAAGGGTGGGGGTTTTTATCCTCACCTTATCATTTATCTGGCTTCCCCTAGCCGCCCCAGTCTATCTCACCCTACAAAACACAGATGAAAACCTAACCACCATCATCACCATGGCAATGTTATTCGTTGCCTTTCTCATTCTTGTCAAACTGTGGGGAAAATATATCTACAAAAATAATAATATTTTTCGTTCTTATGGCTTGGTAAATAGTCGTAAAAATGTTCTGCACTTATTCAGCGGTTTATTAATAAGTTTTACCATCACATGGTCACTATTTGGCTTACAAGCATTATTCGGCTGGGTAACTTTCAGCGCCCCTAAAATTAACATAATCTATCTCGTGATAGAAGGCTTCATCAGTGCCATTTTAATTAGCTTTGCAGAGGAACTATTTTTCAGAGGTTGGTTATTATCAGAATTAGAAAAAGACTTTTCCCCCGCCACCACCACCGCCCTAAATGGATTTATTTTCGCCCTACTACATTTCATCAAACCCCTAGATGAAGTAATTCGCACCATCATCACCTTTCCCGCATTATTTGTATTGGGTTTTTCCCTTGTATGGGCAAAACGAAAGCATAAAAATTTATTAGGTATCTGTATTGGATTCCATGGGGGTTTTGTGTGGGGTTACTATGTGTTAAACGTGGGAGAAATGCTCACTTATACAGACGTGGTGCCTCCGTGGATTACGGGAATCAATCAAAACCCCATTGCTGGTTTAATGGGCTTAGGATTTTTAATTATTTTTGCCCTATTCAATCTCCCCAAGCAAAAGCAAAAAACCACTGTAGATAATTAA
- the clpS gene encoding ATP-dependent Clp protease adapter ClpS codes for MSTQVINKPDTKSNTKRRHDPGYRVLLHNDSYNTMEYVVQVLMETVSLSEPQAVSVMMETHQNGIGLVTTCALEHAEFYCESLKSRGLTSTIEPAE; via the coding sequence ATGTCCACCCAGGTTATCAACAAACCAGATACAAAATCCAATACCAAGCGCAGACACGATCCAGGCTATCGAGTCTTATTACATAACGATAGTTACAATACCATGGAATACGTAGTTCAAGTATTGATGGAAACCGTATCCCTCAGTGAGCCTCAAGCCGTTAGTGTCATGATGGAAACCCATCAAAACGGCATCGGTTTAGTGACAACCTGTGCCTTAGAACACGCAGAGTTTTATTGTGAAAGTCTCAAAAGTCGTGGTTTAACCAGCACCATAGAACCAGCCGAATAA
- a CDS encoding TIGR04283 family arsenosugar biosynthesis glycosyltransferase → MIYDSKISVIIPVFNEQFFLEKNISFFIGLAKNSEVIFVDGGSDDKTREILITNGFCVILSPRANRGFQMNLGAKIAKGDILLFLHGDTFLPSNYYQEINDLLSRRRVVAGAFNLAIEGNNSLFYFISWMVKVRSHLFSLPYGDQGIFMKKETFKTVGGFSEIAIMEDFAMIKKLQKIGKINIAHGYVTTSARRWQKLGIFKTTLINQIMIIGYYLKINPDQLAKIYRQFKNN, encoded by the coding sequence ATGATTTATGATTCTAAAATAAGTGTGATTATTCCTGTATTTAATGAGCAATTTTTTTTAGAAAAAAATATTTCTTTTTTTATTGGGTTAGCGAAAAATAGTGAGGTTATTTTTGTGGATGGGGGTAGTGATGATAAGACTCGAGAAATACTTATAACTAATGGTTTTTGTGTGATTTTATCTCCTCGGGCTAATCGAGGTTTTCAAATGAATTTGGGTGCAAAAATAGCGAAGGGAGATATTTTATTATTTCTCCATGGTGATACTTTTTTACCTTCTAATTACTATCAAGAAATTAATGATCTTTTAAGTCGCAGGAGGGTTGTGGCGGGAGCTTTTAATTTGGCGATTGAGGGCAATAATTCTCTATTTTATTTTATTAGTTGGATGGTTAAGGTGCGATCGCACTTATTCTCTTTACCTTATGGAGATCAAGGAATTTTTATGAAAAAGGAAACCTTTAAAACGGTGGGGGGTTTTTCAGAGATTGCCATTATGGAAGACTTTGCCATGATTAAAAAACTACAAAAAATAGGTAAAATAAACATTGCCCATGGTTATGTAACAACTTCGGCTCGTCGGTGGCAAAAACTGGGGATTTTTAAAACAACTCTTATTAATCAAATAATGATCATTGGCTATTATTTAAAAATTAATCCTGATCAACTAGCTAAAATATATAGACAGTTTAAAAATAATTAA
- a CDS encoding bacteriohemerythrin → MSIAFWRDEYLTGENAIDQQHKYLFKLINQLHNAMMEGHGQDVINNTLGRLVEYTIKHFDAEEQLMIDYNYPNYIIHKEKHDSLKNDVIVLQQELLEHQQFITAKVSRFLTDWLIHHIKGEDLKMIKYIQDKKLEMHQYDLL, encoded by the coding sequence ATGTCTATTGCTTTTTGGAGAGATGAATATTTAACGGGCGAAAATGCTATTGATCAACAACACAAATATCTATTTAAGTTGATTAATCAGTTACATAATGCAATGATGGAAGGTCATGGGCAAGATGTGATTAATAATACTTTAGGAAGACTTGTGGAATATACCATAAAGCATTTTGATGCGGAAGAACAGTTGATGATTGATTATAATTATCCTAATTATATAATCCATAAAGAAAAACATGATAGCCTTAAAAATGATGTAATTGTTTTACAACAAGAGTTGTTAGAACATCAACAATTTATTACGGCTAAAGTATCAAGGTTTTTAACTGATTGGTTAATTCATCACATTAAAGGGGAAGATTTGAAGATGATTAAATATATTCAAGACAAAAAATTAGAAATGCATCAGTATGACTTGCTATAA
- the asnS gene encoding asparagine--tRNA ligase produces the protein MNNRIINILRQGQPDQKVKIQGWVRTKRELKEFSFIEVSDGSSLANLQVILNQDLPEYGDIIKRLSTGASLAVEGILVESPAKGQRIELHADKVIVYGECDGENYPLQKKRHSLEFLRTIAHLRGRTNTLGAVMRVRNACANAIHQFFQEKGFLWVHTPIITASDCEGAGELFTVTNFNLDNIPRNDEGKTNYKEDFFGKKAYLTVSGQLEAEIMAMSFENVYTFGPTFRAENSNTSRHLAEFWMVEPEMAFCDLEGDQNLAQEFLKYVFNYVFKTCPEDMEFFNLRINNTVLANAENIINNEFARITYTEAIDILLKCDRTFQFPVEWGIDLQSEHERYLAEEYFKKPVIVSNYPKDIKAFYMRLNDDQKTVAAMDILAPNIGEIIGGSQREERYDILESRIKEMNINPQELWWYLDLRRYGTVPHAGFGLGFERLVQFMTGIDNIRDVIPFPRTPMSAEF, from the coding sequence ATGAATAACCGTATTATTAATATTTTACGCCAAGGACAACCTGACCAAAAAGTAAAAATTCAAGGATGGGTACGTACCAAAAGAGAATTAAAAGAATTTAGCTTTATTGAAGTGAGTGATGGTTCATCCCTGGCTAATTTACAGGTTATTTTAAATCAGGATTTACCCGAATATGGCGATATTATTAAAAGATTGAGTACGGGGGCATCTTTAGCAGTAGAAGGAATTTTGGTAGAATCCCCCGCCAAGGGGCAGAGAATAGAACTACACGCTGATAAAGTGATTGTTTATGGAGAGTGCGATGGGGAAAACTATCCCTTACAAAAAAAACGTCACTCCTTAGAATTTTTGCGTACCATAGCTCATTTACGGGGGCGCACCAATACCCTTGGGGCAGTGATGAGGGTGCGCAATGCTTGTGCTAATGCTATCCATCAATTTTTCCAAGAAAAAGGTTTTTTGTGGGTGCATACTCCTATTATCACCGCCAGTGATTGTGAGGGGGCAGGGGAATTATTTACGGTAACGAATTTTAATTTAGATAATATTCCCCGTAATGATGAAGGTAAAACTAATTATAAGGAAGATTTTTTTGGCAAGAAAGCCTATCTCACTGTTAGTGGGCAATTAGAGGCGGAGATTATGGCCATGTCTTTTGAAAATGTCTATACTTTTGGGCCAACTTTTAGGGCTGAAAATTCTAATACTTCCCGACATCTTGCTGAGTTTTGGATGGTTGAACCTGAGATGGCTTTTTGTGATTTGGAAGGGGATCAAAATTTGGCCCAAGAGTTTTTAAAATATGTCTTTAATTATGTCTTCAAAACTTGTCCTGAAGATATGGAGTTTTTTAATCTTCGTATTAATAATACTGTTTTGGCCAATGCTGAGAATATCATCAATAATGAATTTGCACGGATTACTTACACCGAGGCCATTGATATATTATTAAAGTGCGATCGCACCTTCCAATTTCCCGTAGAATGGGGTATTGATTTACAATCAGAACATGAAAGATACCTTGCGGAAGAATACTTCAAAAAACCTGTCATTGTCAGTAACTATCCCAAAGACATAAAAGCATTTTATATGCGCCTTAACGACGATCAAAAAACAGTGGCCGCCATGGACATTTTAGCCCCAAACATTGGGGAAATAATCGGCGGTTCTCAAAGGGAAGAAAGATACGATATTCTGGAGAGTAGAATTAAAGAAATGAATATCAACCCTCAAGAACTATGGTGGTACTTAGACTTAAGAAGATATGGTACAGTGCCCCATGCAGGATTCGGCTTAGGCTTTGAAAGATTAGTACAATTTATGACGGGTATCGACAACATTCGGGATGTGATTCCCTTCCCCCGCACCCCCATGAGTGCTGAATTTTAA
- a CDS encoding phage holin family protein, translating to MVEFIITLSITAVSMYIASVIIPGIVMESAGAAFIGAFVLGLVNGIIKPILVFFTFPITIVTLGLFLLVVNAICFSLVGYFTPGFKVGGFLNALFGSVIVSVVSTIINQIVF from the coding sequence ATGGTAGAATTCATCATCACTTTATCCATTACCGCCGTATCCATGTATATTGCGTCTGTGATTATCCCTGGCATCGTGATGGAAAGTGCGGGAGCGGCTTTTATTGGGGCTTTTGTTTTAGGATTGGTAAATGGGATCATTAAACCTATTTTGGTGTTTTTCACTTTCCCCATAACCATTGTTACTTTGGGATTATTTTTGTTGGTGGTTAATGCCATTTGTTTTTCTTTGGTGGGTTATTTTACCCCAGGCTTCAAGGTAGGAGGATTTTTAAATGCTTTATTTGGTTCGGTAATTGTTTCGGTGGTATCTACCATCATTAATCAAATTGTATTTTAG
- a CDS encoding histidine triad nucleotide-binding protein — MSETIFSKIIRREIPADIVYEDDLCLAFRDIAPQAPTHILVIPKKPIIRIDDAHTEDQALLGHLLLTVKKVAAQENLSNGYRVVINNGNDGGQTVDHLHLHILGDRPLKWPPG, encoded by the coding sequence ATGAGCGAAACCATTTTTAGTAAAATAATTCGCCGTGAAATTCCCGCCGACATCGTATATGAAGACGATTTGTGTTTAGCATTTCGGGATATTGCCCCCCAAGCCCCTACCCATATCCTTGTTATTCCTAAAAAACCGATCATTAGGATAGATGACGCTCACACAGAAGATCAAGCATTATTGGGCCATTTACTCCTCACCGTTAAAAAAGTAGCTGCCCAAGAAAATCTCAGCAATGGTTATCGGGTGGTAATTAATAATGGTAACGATGGAGGGCAAACCGTCGATCATCTTCATTTACATATATTGGGCGATCGCCCCTTAAAATGGCCCCCTGGTTGA
- a CDS encoding alpha-ketoacid dehydrogenase subunit beta, with product MAETLMFNALREAIDEEMAKDESVFVLGEDVGHYGGSYKVTKGLYEKYGEFRVLDTPIAENSFTGMAVGAAMTGLRPIIEGMNMGFLLLAFNQISNNAGMMRYTSGGNFKIPCVIRGPGGVGRQLGAEHSQRLEAYFQAVPGLKIVACSTAYNAKGLLKSAIRDNNPVLFFEHVLLYNHKENLPEDEYTLPLDKAEIVRKGKDVTILTYSRMRHHCTQALKQLEKEGYDPEIIDLISLKPLDMETIGESIRKTHKVIIVEECMKSGGIGAELTASINDQLFDELDAPVVRLASQDIPTPYNGTLERLTIVQPNQIVEAVQKIMNGQI from the coding sequence ATGGCAGAAACTTTGATGTTTAACGCTTTGCGTGAAGCTATTGACGAAGAAATGGCAAAAGACGAAAGCGTATTTGTCCTCGGTGAAGATGTAGGGCATTATGGTGGATCGTACAAAGTTACTAAAGGATTATACGAAAAATACGGCGAATTTAGAGTTTTAGATACCCCCATCGCCGAAAACAGTTTTACAGGAATGGCAGTGGGAGCAGCCATGACAGGGTTACGCCCCATCATTGAAGGGATGAACATGGGCTTTTTACTCCTCGCTTTCAACCAAATTTCTAACAACGCAGGGATGATGCGCTACACCTCTGGAGGAAACTTTAAAATTCCTTGTGTTATCAGAGGCCCCGGAGGGGTAGGAAGACAATTAGGCGCAGAACATTCCCAAAGATTAGAAGCCTATTTCCAAGCCGTACCAGGTTTAAAAATCGTTGCTTGTTCCACTGCTTATAACGCCAAAGGATTATTAAAATCAGCTATTAGGGACAATAACCCCGTTTTATTTTTTGAACACGTTTTATTATATAACCATAAAGAAAATTTACCCGAAGACGAATATACTTTACCTTTAGATAAAGCGGAAATTGTTCGTAAGGGAAAAGATGTCACCATTTTGACTTATTCGAGAATGAGACACCATTGCACCCAAGCCCTTAAGCAGTTAGAAAAAGAGGGTTATGATCCTGAAATTATTGATTTAATTTCCCTCAAACCCCTTGATATGGAAACCATCGGCGAGTCTATCCGCAAAACCCATAAGGTGATTATTGTGGAAGAATGTATGAAAAGTGGTGGTATTGGGGCAGAATTAACGGCATCTATTAATGATCAACTCTTTGATGAATTGGATGCACCCGTAGTGCGTTTAGCTTCCCAAGATATTCCTACTCCTTATAACGGTACTTTGGAGAGGTTAACCATTGTTCAACCTAATCAAATTGTGGAAGCGGTGCAAAAAATAATGAACGGTCAAATTTAA
- the secD gene encoding protein translocase subunit SecD, with the protein MERQRAFIILIIVLVVTAIVTLVNLPLQLGLDLRGGSQLTIQLQTTDEVPEITGDRLEAVRQVVDKRVNGLGVSEAVVQSVGEDRILVQLPGVSDPQEAERVLGGTAQLDFRIQTDNPEIQAQINVRQQELQELIIEAQGIEDPEQREAQLNLIEEKQQEIATLSENLYVKSELNGEKLRRASYQPAQQSNVWEVVLEFDNEGGQLFAELTREIAGTGRTLGIFLDGELISAPSVSAEYRSTGIMGGRASISGGSPGFTLEGARELALQLEGGALPVPVEIVENRTVGATLGQDSIRRSIIAALAGLVLVLIYMAVYYRLPGLLADFALIIYGLLTLACFSLAGVTLTLPGIAGFILSIGMAVDANVLIFERTREELRGGKTLYRAVESGFSRAFSSILDSNVTTLIACGALFWLGAGLVRGFALTLAIGVLVSMFTALTCSRTFLLITVLGFPSVRQKPQLFCPDLKTKNP; encoded by the coding sequence GTGGAAAGACAAAGAGCTTTTATTATATTAATTATAGTTTTGGTGGTAACGGCGATCGTCACCCTTGTTAATTTACCCTTGCAATTGGGGTTAGACTTACGGGGTGGTTCTCAGTTAACCATTCAATTGCAAACTACCGACGAAGTACCAGAAATTACGGGCGATCGCCTCGAAGCCGTTAGACAAGTAGTCGATAAAAGAGTTAACGGATTAGGGGTTTCTGAAGCTGTGGTGCAAAGTGTCGGGGAAGACCGTATCCTTGTACAACTACCCGGGGTAAGCGACCCCCAAGAGGCAGAGAGAGTCCTTGGAGGTACAGCCCAACTAGACTTCAGGATTCAAACAGACAACCCCGAAATCCAAGCCCAAATCAATGTCCGTCAACAGGAATTGCAAGAACTGATTATTGAAGCCCAGGGCATTGAAGATCCCGAACAACGTGAAGCCCAATTAAATCTGATTGAAGAAAAACAGCAGGAAATTGCTACCCTCTCAGAAAATTTATATGTCAAAAGTGAACTAAACGGAGAAAAACTGCGCCGAGCTAGTTATCAACCAGCCCAACAATCCAACGTCTGGGAAGTGGTTTTGGAGTTTGACAATGAAGGGGGGCAACTATTTGCCGAATTAACCAGAGAAATAGCGGGTACAGGTAGAACATTGGGAATTTTCCTTGATGGAGAATTAATCAGCGCCCCTAGCGTTAGTGCCGAATATCGTAGTACGGGAATCATGGGGGGTAGAGCGAGTATTTCTGGAGGTAGTCCAGGTTTTACCCTCGAAGGTGCTAGAGAATTAGCCCTACAACTAGAAGGGGGGGCTTTACCCGTACCTGTAGAAATCGTCGAAAATCGTACCGTTGGCGCCACCCTCGGACAAGATAGTATTCGCCGTAGTATTATCGCCGCCTTAGCGGGTTTAGTGTTGGTTTTGATTTATATGGCGGTTTATTATCGTTTACCTGGTTTATTAGCTGATTTTGCCCTAATTATCTACGGTTTACTTACCCTTGCTTGTTTTTCCCTTGCAGGAGTCACCCTCACGTTACCCGGAATTGCTGGTTTTATCCTCAGTATCGGTATGGCGGTAGATGCTAATGTACTAATTTTTGAACGTACCCGAGAGGAGTTAAGGGGCGGTAAAACTTTATATCGGGCGGTGGAATCTGGTTTTTCTCGAGCTTTTTCCAGTATTTTAGACAGTAATGTAACTACTCTCATCGCCTGTGGTGCTTTATTTTGGCTTGGTGCAGGATTGGTTAGGGGTTTTGCCCTCACCCTTGCTATTGGGGTATTGGTCAGTATGTTTACAGCTCTTACCTGTAGTCGTACTTTCTTATTAATTACGGTGTTAGGATTTCCCTCCGTGCGTCAAAAACCTCAATTATTTTGCCCGGATTTGAAAACCAAAAACCCTTAA
- the secF gene encoding protein translocase subunit SecF: MQFNVVKWEKIWWSISAVLCLLSVVAMIVSYTSIGAPLRPSIDFVGGTRLQLELDCTVEGNCDRPLTVNEVREVLEAQNLANSSIQIVGEARQSISIRTQTLDVESRTQLEEALTQEIGAFNQETLQIDTVGPSIGQELFTSGILALLVSFFGIVVYLSVRFKTDYAIFAILALFHDALITMGAFAMFGLVLGVEVDSLFLVALLTIIGFSVNDTVVIYDRIREISNDEHIDTETMNETVVIAVNQTLTRSINTSLTTVLPLVAIFLFGGETLKYFALALIIGFLAGSYSSIFVASTLLGWWRKLINKNKSIALS; the protein is encoded by the coding sequence ATTCAATTTAATGTTGTCAAATGGGAAAAAATATGGTGGAGCATTTCCGCTGTGTTATGTCTTCTAAGTGTGGTAGCCATGATAGTTTCCTATACTTCCATTGGCGCACCTTTACGCCCTAGTATCGACTTTGTCGGTGGTACAAGATTACAGTTAGAGTTAGATTGTACTGTAGAAGGTAATTGCGATCGCCCTTTAACCGTCAATGAAGTAAGAGAAGTATTAGAAGCCCAAAATCTGGCCAACAGTAGCATCCAAATTGTCGGAGAAGCCAGACAAAGTATTTCTATTCGTACCCAAACCCTTGATGTAGAATCGAGAACCCAACTAGAAGAAGCCCTCACCCAAGAAATAGGAGCTTTTAATCAAGAAACCCTACAAATTGACACCGTAGGGCCTAGCATTGGACAGGAATTATTTACATCGGGTATTCTGGCCTTATTAGTATCCTTTTTCGGCATTGTTGTTTATCTGAGTGTCAGGTTTAAAACCGATTACGCTATATTTGCCATTCTTGCCCTTTTCCACGATGCTTTAATAACCATGGGCGCTTTTGCTATGTTCGGCTTAGTATTGGGAGTAGAAGTGGATAGTTTGTTTTTAGTGGCACTGTTAACCATCATTGGTTTTTCCGTTAACGATACCGTGGTAATCTACGATCGCATCAGGGAAATTAGTAATGATGAACACATTGACACCGAAACCATGAACGAAACCGTCGTCATAGCAGTTAATCAAACCCTTACCCGTTCCATCAACACCAGTTTAACCACTGTTTTACCCCTTGTGGCGATCTTTCTTTTTGGCGGTGAAACCCTCAAATATTTTGCCCTCGCCCTAATTATCGGCTTTTTGGCTGGTTCTTATTCGAGTATCTTTGTGGCTAGTACCCTCTTGGGATGGTGGCGTAAATTAATTAATAAAAATAAATCCATTGCCCTTAGTTAA
- the bicA gene encoding bicarbonate transporter BicA encodes MQIINPIKFDNLKGDIFGGLTAAVVALPMALAFGIASGAGASAGIWGAILVGFFASIFGGTPSLISEPTGPMTVIVTAVIAELIARNPDTGLAMGFTVVMMAGVFQILFGVLKLGKYITMLPYNVISGFMTGIGVILIFLQLAPFLGQETPTGGVVGVITNLPNLINNINPQELVLGVLTLAILFLYPRQWKAIVPPQLTALLIGTLVTVFLLRDYDIRTISTIGEITPGLPELQMPTWNMENLRLMFVNAIVLATVGCIDCLLTCLVCDSLTRQEHKSNKELVGQGIANIITGLCGGIAGSGATTPSVVAIQAGARSTLASVVRALVLFIIAIWAAPLTTDIPLAVLAGIVIKVGISVIDWGFLKRVHKISWKAAGIVYVVILLTVFVDLMIAVAVGVFIANILTIEKLSELQSTAVKTITDDDDQIKLSDEEKQILDLADNRLLLFHLSGPMIFGVAKAISREHSAIDNYDVLLVDLGEVPVLGVTSSLAIENAIQEALDLGRDVIVVGATGKVKRRLENLGIAGLIPGHHWMGDRLTALEEGLKLIQTKQGMNTSTEQVVMDS; translated from the coding sequence ATGCAAATAATAAATCCAATCAAATTTGATAACCTCAAAGGTGATATTTTTGGAGGTTTAACCGCAGCAGTGGTGGCATTACCCATGGCACTAGCTTTCGGTATCGCTTCTGGTGCGGGAGCATCAGCAGGTATTTGGGGAGCTATTCTCGTGGGCTTTTTCGCCTCTATCTTTGGCGGTACTCCGAGCCTAATTTCTGAGCCTACTGGCCCGATGACGGTAATTGTTACCGCCGTAATTGCCGAATTAATAGCACGTAACCCCGACACAGGATTAGCCATGGGCTTTACCGTAGTGATGATGGCGGGGGTATTCCAAATTTTGTTTGGGGTGTTAAAGTTGGGGAAATATATTACCATGCTTCCCTACAACGTTATTTCGGGTTTTATGACAGGGATTGGGGTAATCCTCATTTTCTTACAACTAGCCCCTTTCTTGGGTCAAGAAACCCCCACAGGGGGAGTAGTAGGAGTGATTACCAACCTACCAAATTTGATCAATAATATAAATCCTCAAGAATTAGTTTTAGGAGTATTAACCCTAGCAATTTTATTTCTCTATCCTCGTCAATGGAAAGCCATTGTACCTCCACAATTAACAGCGTTATTGATTGGTACATTAGTAACGGTTTTTTTATTGAGAGATTACGATATTCGTACCATCAGCACCATCGGTGAAATTACCCCTGGTTTACCAGAGTTGCAGATGCCCACTTGGAATATGGAAAATTTGCGCTTGATGTTTGTAAATGCGATCGTTTTAGCGACGGTGGGTTGTATTGATTGTCTTTTAACTTGTTTGGTGTGTGATAGCTTAACCCGTCAAGAGCATAAATCTAATAAAGAATTAGTGGGGCAAGGAATTGCCAACATTATCACGGGGCTTTGTGGTGGCATTGCTGGTTCTGGGGCTACAACTCCTAGTGTGGTGGCAATTCAGGCAGGGGCTCGTTCTACTTTAGCTAGTGTGGTGAGGGCTTTAGTTTTATTTATCATTGCTATTTGGGCGGCTCCTTTAACCACTGATATTCCTTTAGCTGTGTTGGCAGGGATTGTGATTAAGGTTGGTATTAGCGTTATTGACTGGGGTTTTCTCAAAAGGGTTCACAAAATTTCTTGGAAAGCGGCAGGAATTGTCTATGTGGTGATTTTATTAACGGTATTTGTTGATTTGATGATTGCGGTGGCTGTGGGGGTATTTATCGCCAATATTTTAACCATTGAAAAGTTATCGGAGTTGCAATCTACGGCGGTGAAAACTATCACTGATGATGATGATCAAATTAAGTTAAGTGATGAGGAGAAACAAATTCTTGATTTGGCGGATAATCGTTTGTTACTTTTTCATCTCAGTGGCCCAATGATTTTTGGGGTGGCGAAGGCTATTTCTCGGGAACATAGCGCCATTGATAATTATGATGTGTTGTTGGTAGATTTGGGTGAAGTGCCTGTGTTGGGTGTTACTTCTTCCCTTGCCATCGAAAATGCGATCCAAGAAGCTCTTGATTTAGGTCGTGATGTTATTGTGGTGGGGGCTACAGGCAAGGTGAAACGTCGTCTGGAAAATTTGGGTATTGCTGGGTTAATTCCTGGTCATCATTGGATGGGCGATCGCCTCACAGCCTTGGAAGAAGGTTTAAAACTGATTCAAACAAAGCAGGGTATGAATACTTCTACCGAGCAAGTTGTTATGGATAGTTAA